The Mangrovimonas cancribranchiae nucleotide sequence GTATATTAGATGCCGATATTTATGGGCCATCTATCCCTATTATGTATGATGTGGAAAATGAACGTCCATTATCAGTAAACGTAGGTGGGAAGTCTAAAATGAAGCCTGTCGAGAACTATGGTGTGAAAATATTATCCATAGGTTTCTTTACCAAACCAGATCAAGCTGTTATTTGGCGTGGACCTATGGCTGCAAAAGCATTAAACCAAATGATTTTCGATGCCGATTGGGGCGAGCTAGACTTTTTACTAATCGACTTACCACCAGGAACAGGCGATATTCACTTAAGCATTATGCAAGCTATGCCAATTACAGGTTCTGTTGTGGTTAGTACACCGCAGCAAGTAGCCCTAGCCGACGCTAGAAAAGGTGTAGCTATGTTCCAGCAGGATAGTATTAACGTACCTGTTTTAGGTATTGTTGAAAATATGGCGTATTTCACACCAGAAGAATTACCAAACAATAAATATTATATTTTTGGTCAAGAAGGCGCAAAACACCTATCCGAAGATTTAAAAGTCCCATTTTTAGGAGACATACCTTTAGTGCAAAGTATTCGTGAGGCAGGTGATGTTGGAAGACCAGCAGCTTTACAAACAGCAACACCTTTAGAGCAAGCCTTTGAAGAATTAACCAAAAATGTTGTGCAAGAGGTTGTAAGACGTAACGATGCCTTACCACCAACAGAAGCAATTAAAATTACAACAATGGCCGGATGTTCGGCAGTTAAGAAATAATGATGACACAAGAAGAATTAAAAAAGAATGTGGAAAAAGCATTGGAAGAAATTCGCCCGTTTTTACAAAGCGATGGCGGTAACATCTCCTTACTTTCCATAGAAGATGGAACTTTAGTAAAAGTTCAACTAGAAGGTGCTTGCACCAATTGTAGTGTTAATCAAATGACGTTAAAGTCTGGTGTAGAAATGACCATAAAAAAATATGCGCCACAAATAGAACAAGTCATTAACGTAGTAGCTTAATGTGTTAATAACAAGGTTTCTATAACATTTCCTGCTTTATGCAGGAATCTTTTTTGTAATATTTTGAAGAATGATAATTGTCATAGAATTTCCACTCGAAACACATGACATTTGTGTCATATAAAGTAAACTTTTTCAGAAGAAGAATATGATTAAGACCGATATTTTAATTATTGGCGCTGGCCCAACAGGATTATTTACTGTTTTTGAAGCTGGGTTATTAAAGCTAAAGTGCCATCTTATAGATGCCTTACCACAACCAGGCGGGCAATGCTCAGAGATTTATCCAAAAAAACCTATTTACGACATACCAGCTTATCCAGAAATTTTAGCCGGCGATTTAACCGAAAGACTTTTAGAACAAGGAAAACAGTTTGAGCCAGGATTTACCCTAGGCGAACGAGCCGAAACCATTGAAAAACAAGACGATGGAACCTTTATTGTGACGACTAATAAGGGAACCAAGCATCACGCGCCAGTAGTTGCTATTGCTGGTGGGTTGGGTAGTTTCGAGCCTAGAAAGCCTAAAATTCATAACATTCATTTGTATGAAGATACTGGTGTAGAATACATGATTAAAGACCCAGAAATTTACCGCGATAAAAAAGTGGTTATTGCTGGTGGTGGCGATTCAGCTTTAGACTGGAGTATTTTTTTAACAGATGTTGCCAAAGAAGTAACGCTTATTCATAGAAGAAATGAGTTTCGAGGAGCTTTAGATTCGGTAGAGAAAGTGCAAGAGTTAAAGAACCAAGGGAAAATCAACTTAATAACTCCTGCAGAAGTTGTAGGTATTTTAGGGGAAGATCATGTTACAGGAGTTGTTGTTGAACAAGCACAACATATTAAAAACGAATTTGAAATAGAATGCGATCATTTTGTGCCATTATTTGGTTTGTCTCCAAAACTTGGTCCAATAGCAGATTGGGGATTAGAAATTGAAAAAAATGCCATTAAAGTAAATAATGCTTTAGATTATCAAACCAATATTCCAGGAATTTTTGCCATTGGCGATGTAAATACCTATCCTGGAAAACTAAAGCTTATTCTTTGTGGTTTTCACGAAGCAACCTTAATGTGTCAAGCGGCTTATCAAATTATTAATCCAGGCAAACGTTATGTGTTAAAATATACAACCGTTAGTGGTATTGATGGATTTGATGGTAGTAGAAAAGAAGCGCCAAAAGCTGTAGTAAAAGCAATAGAGTAATGGAAGAGCAAGATGTAAAAATTACAATTATAGATCGCGATGGCGTAACACACGAAATTGATGCGCCAACTGATATGGCCATGAACTTAATGGAAGTAGTTCGTAGTTACGAATTAGCTCCTGAAGGTACTATTGGTATTTGTGGCGGTATGGCCATGTGTGCTTCATGTCAATGTTATGTGTTGTCTGATCACGAGCTACCAGAAATGCAAGATGATGAAGAAGCTATGCTTTCTGAAGCTTTTGATGTGCGAGATAATAGTAGATTAGGATGCCAAATTCAAATTACCCCAGAAATGGATGGCTTAAAAGTAGAATTGGCTCCAGAGAGTTAAAAATCACTCGGTTTTATAATCAATCAGCCTTTTAGGTCCTTCCAACAGTACGCGAACAATTTGTAGCGTGCCGTTGTCTGTGGTAGCAATTTGCCATTTTATTAAAGAAATCATTCCGTTTTCAACTTCAATGCCAGTAATGCTTCTAGGGTGAACACAGCTCCCATCGTTAAAAAAAGCAATGTCACCTGGTTCTGGAAAACGAGGACGATGAGTGTGCCCCACAACGGTGAGTAGGTTGTTGTTTTCAATAATCCACTTTTTAAGGCGTTTTTCAACTTTTATGAGTTCTTTGTAGTTTTTCGCTGGGCTTGTTGGGTCTGCAATACCCATAACGTTTAGGGGTTTCCAAAGTATTCTAACCAAAAATCGACTCCACCGCCAAAAGGTATAGTTCCACCAATCGGCTTGATGGCCGTGTGCTAAGAAAAGCTCTTGTTTGGTTTCGATATGTTGTAACACTAAGGCTTCGTGGTATTTTATGTTGCAAAATAGGTCTTCATTTTCACCAGTTTTAGGATCGAAATAACTGTTGAGGTACTTGTCTACATATTTAGGGTCTTTATAAACCATATCATGATTGCCCCAAACCATGTGCAATCTGCCTTCATCGTGGAATAATTTCAGCAAATCATACACGTTCTTGTGTGCAAATAATAAGGATTCGAAAGTTAGGTTTTCCCAAAGCTCGTCGCCATCTCCCAATTCACAGTATTGAAAGCCTTCTACGAAATAATGTTTTAATGCGTGAAAATAAATATTGCGATTGTTAGCAAAATCATCTGCAAAACTATTGTCGCCACGATGACAGTCACTAAAAAAGACAAACTTAGAACTGTCGTCAAAAGGAATTCTTTTGGCATTCTTATAAGCGCGATCTAATCTTGTTTTGGAAGACATACTGTAAATATCAACAAAAAAAGCGAGTTATAAAACCCGCTTATTTGTATTGAAAAACAATCTTTTCTATTTAAAAGCATTTAAACCTGTAATATCCAATCCAGTAATTAGTAAATGAATATCGTGTGTTCCTTCATAAGTAATCACGCTTTCTAGGTTCATAGAATGACGCATGATACTATATTCACCAGTAATTCCCATGCCGCCTAACATTTGTCTAGCTTCACGAGCAATATTAATGGCCATATCTACATTATTACGCTTGGCCATTGATATTTGTGCCGAAGAGGCTTTGCCTTCATTACGAAGCACACCTAAACGCCAAGTTAATACTTGTGCTTTGGTAATTTCGGTAATCATTTCGGCTAGTTTCTTTTGTTGTAATTGAAATTGTCCTATAGGTTTTCCAAACTGCGTACGTTCTTTGCTGTAACGTAATGCTGTGTCGTAGCAATCCATAGCTGCACCAATAGCTCCCCAAGCAATACCGTAGCGTGCGGAATCTAAACATCCAAGTGGTGCGCCAAGTCCTGATTTATTAGGTAATAGATTTTCTTTAGGCACTTTGACATTATCGAAAATAAGCTCTCCAGTAGCCGAAGCTCTTAAGGACCATTTATTATGTGTTTCTGGAGTAGAAAAGCCTTCCATGCCACGTTCTACAATAAGCCCGTGAATACGGCCTTCTTCATTTTTAGCCCATACTACAGCTACTTGTGCAAATGGCGCGTTGCTTATCCACATTTTGGCACCATTTAATAAATAATGGTCACCCATATCTTTAAAATTAGTAACCATGCCTCCTGGATTAGATCCGTGATCAGGTTCTGTTAAACCAAAACACCCCATCCATTCGCCACTAGCTAATTTTGGTAAATATTTTTGACGTTGCTCTTCGGTGCCATACTTCCAAATAGGATACATTACCAAAGAAGATTGTACCGAAGCCGTACTACGTACACCCGAATCACCACGCTCAATTTCTTGCATAATCAATCCATACGAAATTTGGTCTAAACCTGCGCCGCCATATTCTTCTGGAATATAAGGGCCAAAGGCACCAATTTCTGCTAAACCTCCAATAATTTGTTCCGGAAACTCTGCTTTTTGGGCATAGTCTTCTATAATTGGTGAAACATCACGCTTGACCCATTCACGGGCTGCGTCGCGAACCAATTTGTGTTCGTCAGTAAGTAATTCGTCAATATTGTAATAATCTGGCGCTTCGAATAAGTCTGGCTTCATAATTGATTTTTAATTTGAAATCCAAAAATAACGAAAACGTTTTCAGTGTACAATTTTTTAAGTCTACATTTTAAGGTAAAAATCCTTGGTAAGGGTAATGTAATCTTGGGTATAATTATGCCTTGAGGTTTCGATAACAAGATCTTCTATGGTTGTTTCTGTTTTGTTGAACGAAAAGCTTATTAAACTCCTTTTGGTTTCTGATTTTGGGGTGCCTTTAATATGAAGAATATCTTTTGCAAATAAATGATGTTTAAATGCTAAATTGATGAAAGTTTGTTCTTCAGAAAAAGGAATAACTACTGAAAATATACCTTCTTTTGATAGTAGTTTAGATACGCTTTCTAATAAATGTTCAAAAGGCATAGCATCTTGAAATCTTGCTAAATCACGTTGCTTTTGGTTTGTTTTATAGTTGTCTTGATAAAATGGCGGGTTGGAAACAATTACATCGTAAGTGTCGTCTATTTCTTCTGCAAACTCTAGTAAGGAAGCATGGTAACAAAAAAGTCTGTCGTTCCAAGGCGATTGTTCAAAATTCTCAACACATTGCTCATAAGCATTTTCGTCTATTTCTAAGGCATCAATGACTTGAGCCGAACTACGTTGAGCAAGCATTAAAGCGATAACGCCGGTTCCAGCGCCAATATCTAAAATAGAAAAGGGATTGTGATTTAAAGAAGTCCATGCGCCAAGAAGCACACCGTCTGTGCCAATTTTCATAGCACAACGGTCTTGGTTAATTGTAAATTGTTTGAATTGAAACGGCTTATGCATCATTAATATATAAATCGATTAAGCCTTCTGGGGTTTCTACAAGAATGGTTTTGTTGGGCTTGTCAACCTGTTTGATGAACTCATCGTTCATGGGAATTAAAATTTCCACACCATTCCTGTCTATTACAAAAAGGGCTTGTGCTGTTGAGTCGTTTATAGATGTTATTGTGCCAACATTGCCAAAATTTGTGTCAGTAATAGTAAATCCAATGATTTCGTGATAGTAAAATTTATCGTCTTCAAGTTTTGGTAAAAGTTCCAAAGGAAGATATACGTCGCTTTTTAAAAGGGCATCGGCATCGGTTTCGTTATTAACATCTTCAAACCTTACGCGTAATAAATCTGATTTATGTAATTGAGCATGCTCGACAAAAAATGGGATTAGGTTTCCGCGAACCTCTAAAAACATGGCGTCTAAGTTTTCGTAAATTTCGGGTTCGTCTGTATCTAGCTTAATGAGTAACTCACCCTTGAAGCTATATTTTTTTACAATTTTACCTAAAAAAAAGCAGTCTTCTTTTTTCATATTGAGTTGTCGAGTAGGTAGGATAACAAATAAAAAACCCAGACATAATGCCTGGGTTCAAAAGTATAAAAAAATATTTTTTTATTCTTCTTCGTTTGAAGCATCTGCTTCAGCAGCTGGAGCTTCTTCTGCAACTTCCTCTTCAGGAGTGTTTGCAGCAATTCTAGCTTCATTTACAGCTTTTTCAGCTTCAAGTGCTTTTGCTTTCGCATCGGCATCAGCTTTTGCTAAACCACTGGCTTTAGCTTCAATTTTAGCCGCTTTTTCTTCTAACCAAGCGTTGAATTTTTCTTCAGCTTGCTCTTCAGTTAAAGCGCCTTTTCTTACACCACCAGCTAAATGGTTTTTTAACAATGCACCTTTGTACGATAAGATAGCTTTTGCAGTATCTGTTGGTTGTGCACCATTTTGTAACCATTTTACAGCACCATCAACGTCAAGTTCAATAGTTGCTGGGTTAGTGTTTGGATTGTAAGCACCTATTTTTTCAAGGTATTTACCATCTCTTTTTGCACGCGAATCTGCGGCAACAATCCAGTAATAAGGTTTTCCTTTTTTACCGTGTCTTTGTAATCTAATTTTTACAGGCATAGATAATTAATTAGTGAGGTTCACGACCTCGATTATTAATAAGGGTGCAAAGATACGATATTTTTTTAATTTTCAATCTTTTATAAGCTTCAATGAATATTAATTTTTTTTATTCTATTTTTGAGTGCTTAAATACAAAATACAACAAAATTTATGAAAAAGTTTTTTGCCCTTTTGCTACTAAGTTTAGTCTTTTTTGGATGTAGCGATGAAGTGGAGTTTAACTCGCCAGCAGTACAAGGAAAGAAAGATGGAAATAGATGGAAGGCCGTAGCTTACAATGCTACATTTGATGATAATGGTAGACTAGTCGTTACTGCTAGTGATAATTATGATGACATTACTTTAAGGGTGTCATCTCTTTCTGTAGGAACAGAGTTTGTTTTAGGGCAAAATAATGTTGATATGGCAAGCTTAGTAAATAACCAAGGTGATAGTTTTTCAACAAATAATTTACCTGATGGAGATACGCAAGTTTATCCTCCAGAGGGTATTATAAAAATTACAAGATATAACCAGTCTAAAAATACTGTTTCGGGTGAATTTTGGTTTAATGCCTATAATGAATTAGGTAATGAAACCGTAAACTTTAATAGAGGTGTATTTTTTGATTTGCCTTTACCATATACGTCTTCAGATGTTGTGTCCTGCGAAGAGGCAATTATTGAGACTCAAACTGCTCAAGAAGCTTATTTTAACTCAGACCCAGCTACCGATCCTAGTTATTCTGCAAAATGCCATGCTTACATGGTAGCCTTAATGCAACAACAAGATTCCTGTGTAGATGAAACAGGTATGCTTCAAGAAGTTATTGATGGGTTGTTGTGTGATGATGACGATGAAGATGGTGTAATGACTGTTTTAGAAGATATTGATGGTGATGGTAATCCGGAAAATGATGATACCGATATGGATGGTACTCCAAATTACTTAGATACAGATGATGATGATGACACCATATTAACCATAAATGAAGATGTTGATGGCGATGGTAATTTTACAAATGACGATACTGATACTGATGGTATACCAAACTACCTAGATAATGACGATGACGGTGATGGTATTTTAACTGCCGATGAAGATGCTAATGGCGATGGCGATTTAACAAACGACGACACCGACATGGATGGTATTCCAGATTATTTAGACGCCGAATAATAACAATTAACGATTACGTTAAATGAAAAGCGACCTAATTCAGGTCGCTTTTTGTTGTTTATAACTGTTTATAACTTCACTTTAAAAAAGAGAAAATTCTACGTACTTTTATTCGTTCAAATTTTTTAAAAAATAACCCTCAAGAATAAACAACCAAGCTTTTTTATGTACTTAATTTTTGATACAGAAACGACGGGATTGCCAAAAAACTGGAAAGCGCCTATTACCGATACCGACAACTGGCCAAGAGCTATCCAGATTGCCTGGCAATTACATGATGAAATGGGGAATTGTATCGAACATCAAGACTACCTTATTCAACCAGAAGGGTTTAATATTCCTTTCGATGCCGAGAAAATCCATGGTATTTCTACCGAATTAGCTCAAGAACAAGGAGTGTCGCTAGCTGAAGTTTTGGAAAAATTTAATGCAGCGATTAACAAGACCAAATTTATAGTAGGACAAAATGTAGGGTTTGATGTTAATATAATGGGCTGCGAATTCTTTAGAGAAGATGTAGCTAATAAATTACAGGAGTTACCTGTTTTAGATACCTGTACAGAACATACAGCACAACTGTGTCAAATTCCTGGTGGTCGAGGTGGTAAGTTTAAGTTGCCAACATTAACCGAGCTTCATGAGTATTTATTTAACCAGCCATTTGCCGAAGCACATAATGCCACAGCCGATGTGGAGGCTACCACACGGTGTTTCTTAGAGTTAATAAGAAGAAAACAGTATACTAAAGAACAGTTAGATGTTCAACCAGATTATTTCGAGCGTTTTTCAGAGGAAAACCCTCAAGAAATCCAGCTTATAGGATTAAAACATATTAATCTAAAACGCGAAAGTGCTAAAATACGAGAGCGTTTAGAAAAAGAGCAAACCGATACCATTTCAACAGAGGAAATAAAACAAAATATTTCCAATTTAGCCGATATCGATTTTGTGCATTTACACAACCATTCGCAATTCTCTATTTTACAATCAACTATAAGTATTGCAGATTTGGTGACTTCGGCAGCCAAACATCAAATGCCGGCGGTAGCCTTAACCGATCACGCTAACATGATGGGAGCCTTTCACTTTGTAAGCGCTATTAGTAAACACAACAAATCGGTTGAAGAAAAACATAAAGAGGCTCAAGAAAAAGGCGAGGTTTCAACAGCAAAACCAATAAAAGGTATTGTGGGCTGCGAGTTTTTTGTTTGTGATGATCATGCCGATAAAACACGAAAAGACAATGGCTATCAAATTGTTATGTTGGCAAAAAACAAACGTGGTTATCATAATTTAGCGAAGCTTTCATCAATCGCCTATACCGAAGGGTTTTATTATGTGCCGCGAATTGATAAAAAGCTTATTGAACAGTATAAAGACGATGTTATAGTACTTACAGGAAACCTGTATGGCGAAGTGCCTAGTAAAGTATTAAATGTAGGTGAAAATCAGGCAGAAGAAGCCTTGTTGTGGTGGAAAGATACCTTTGGCGATGATTTGTATATTGAATTAATGCGTCATAATCAAGAAGATGAAAACCGTGTTAATCAAGTTTTGGTAGCATTTTCTAAGACACATGATATTAAGCTAGTAGCGTCTAATAACACATATTACGCCGAAAAAGGAGATGCCAATGCGCACGATATTTTATTATGCGTAAAAGATGGCGAAAAGCAAGCCACGCCTATTGGTCGTGGTCGTGGCTATCGTTACGGGTTGCCAAATCAGGAGTATTACTTTAAATCTTCTAATGAGATGAAAGAACTCTTCAAAGATTTGCCCGAAGCTATTACCAACCTTCAAGAAGTAGTTGATAAAATTGAGCCTTTCGAGTTAGCTCGAGATGTATTACTACCAAAGTTTGATATTCCAGAGAAATTTCAAGTAGAAGAAGATAGTGTAGATGGTGGTAAACGCGGTGAAAATGCGTACTTGAAGCACCTAACATACGAAGGCGCTAAAAAACGATATGGCGAAATTACCGATGATATAAAAGACCGTCTCGATTTCGAGCTAGACGTTATTGCCAATACAGGGTATCCCGGATATTTCTTAATTGTAGAAGATTTTATTAGAGAAGCCAGAAACATGGATGTGTCTGTGGGGCCAGGACGTGGTTCGGCTGCTGGTTCGGCGGTGGCCTATTGTTTAGGTATTACCAATATGGATCCTATTAAATACGACTTGCTGTTTGAGCGTTTCTTAAATCCAGATCGTGTAAGTATGCCCGATATTGATATCGATTTTGATGATGAAGGTCGAGGTCGGGTTATGGATTATGTTATTGATAAATATGGCGCTAATCAAGTGGCGCAAATTATTACATACGGTACCATGGCAGCAAAATCTTCCATTCGTGATACAGCACGGGTTTTAGATTTACCATTGTTTGATGCTGATAGGATTGCTAAACTCATCCCAAATACCAAGTTGGCCAAGATTTTTGGAATGGATGAAAAAGCGTTGAAAAGTAAGTTCCGTTCGGAGGAAGTCGAACTTATTAATGAGCTGTTGAATATTTCTGAAGGCGAAGGCTTGGAGGCCGAAACCGTTAACCAAGCGCGTGTACTAGAGGGTTCGGTTAGAAATACTGGAATTCACGCTTGTGGTGTTATTATCACGCCAGATGATATTACCAAGTTTGTGCCAGTATCAACGGCTAAAGATTCCGATTTATATGTTACCCAATTTGACAACTCGGTAGTTGAAAATGCCGGATTACTTAAAATGGATTTTTTAGGTCTAAAAACGTTAACCCTAATTAAAGATACCATTAAAATTGTAAAGGCAAAACATGGTATTGAACTTGATCCTGAAAGTTTTCCTTTAGACGATGAAAAAACTTACGAGTTGTTCCAGAGAGGTGAAACGGTTGGAATATTCCAATACGAATCACCAGGAATGCAAAAACACATGAAGGATTTAAAACCTACGGTTTTTGATGATCTTATTGCCATGAATGCCTTGTATCGTCCAGGGCCAATGGAATATATACCAAGCTTTATTGCTCGTAAACATGGTCGAGAAGATATTGTTTACGATTTGCCAGCCATGGAAGAATATCTACAAGAAACTTACGGGATTACAGTATATCAAGAGCAGGTGATGTTGCTATCGCAAAAACTAGCAAATTTTACTAAAGGTGAAGCCGATGTATTACGTAAAGCTATGGGTAAAAAAATCTTTGCTTTATTAGAAAAACTTAAACCAAAATTTTTAGATGGCGGCGAAGCCAATGGACATCCAAGAGATGTACTTGAAAAAATTTGGAAAGACTGGGAAGCTTTTGCGAGTTATGCGTTTAACAAGTCGCACTCTACCTGTTATGCCTGGATTGCTTATCAAACAGCTTATTTAAAAGCTCATTATCCAGCCGAATATATGGCAGCGGTATTGTCTAATAATATGAACGATATCAAGCAAGTTACGTTCTTTATGGAAGAATGTAAACGAATGAAGTTAAATGTACTTGGACCAAGTGTTAACGAATCGTTTTATAAGTTTTCTGTGAACAAAGATTATGCGGTACGTTTTGGTATGGGCGCGATAAAAGGGGTTGGTCATGGTGCTGTAAAAACCATTGTAGAAAATCGAAAAGAAGACGGCTTATACAAATCTATTTTCGATTTAACAAAACGAATTGATTTACGAGCAGCAAACAAAAAAGCCTTTGAAAATTTAGCCTTAGCAGGAGGTTTTGATTGTTTTTCTGATACGCATCGTGCGCAATATTTTCAAGATGAAGGCGATGGTATTACGTTTTTAGAAAAAGCCATGAAATACGGTGCCAAACACCAAGAAAATGAAAATTCTGCCCAAGTAAGCCTGTTTGGTGAGGCTAGCGATGTTCAAATTCCAGAGCCACAAGTGCCACCATGCGAAGATTGGGGGACCATGGAAAAACTAGCTAAAGAAAGAGAGGTTGTTGGAATATATATTTCTGGTCATCCTTTAGACGATTTTAAAGTGGAAATGACCAATTTTTGTAATGCCGATTTATCTTTGTTTAACAACTTAAATAATTACGTAAATAGAGAGTTGACTTTTGGCGGTGTAGTTACCGATGTGCAACATCGTATTAGTAAAGCAGGAAAAGGTTGGGCGATGTTTACCATGGAAGATTACGAAAATAATTTTGAGTTTAGAATTTTTGGTGAAGAATATTTAAAGTTTAGGCATTTCTTGGTTAATAATTCCTTTCTTCATGTAAAAACATTTGTTCGTGAAGGTTGGGTAAATAAAAATACAGGCATAAAAGGCGACCCTAGACTGCAATTTAATAGTTTTCAGTTACTACATGATGTTATGAATAACTATGCAAAAAAGCTATCTGTAAAATTAGATATTTCCGATTTACAGAATGACAGAATTCAGGTATTGCAAGATTTGTTTAGGCTTCATAAAGGTGAAAAAGCCTTGAGTTTTATAATTTATGATAGCGAAGAGCGTATTAAATTAAATATGCCTAGCAGAAAGCAAAAGGTAAAAATATCTAAAGAGTTACTAGATGAACTTAACGAAAACGAATTAGTTTATAAATTAAACTAATCGCGCACTAGGGATTGAGGTATTTGTTGAAGCTCTTTTTTTAAAAAAGCGACTACCGAAAGCCCGCCCAAAAGTATTTTGGGAGTGCTATAAACAAGAAAATAAGGTAAGCTAATGCTTATATAAGTAAAACAAATTGATAGGTTGTAAGCTTTCGTGATTTTTTTGACTAATATTGCATAGAAACTAGAAGTACAATTTTTTAAATCATAAATTATGGCATTAGAAATTACAGATGCAACGTTTGAAGAGCAAGTATTAAAAAGCGACAAGCCCGTAATGGTAGACTTTTGGGCAGCTTGGTGTGGACCATGTAGAATGGTAGCGCCTATTATTGATGAATTAAGTACAGAATACGAAGGGAAAGCTGTAGTAGGAAAAGTAGATGTAGATGCAAATCAAGAGTTTGCTGCAAAATATGGTGTAAGAAACATTCCTACCGTTTTAGTTTTTCAAAATGGAGAGGTAGTAGGACGCCAAGTTGGTGTAGCACAAAAAAGCGCTTATGCAGAAGCTTTAGATTCGC carries:
- a CDS encoding Mrp/NBP35 family ATP-binding protein; translated protein: MKLNKQDILKALETITAPGEGQNMVESEAVTNVVTFGDEVVVDVTIKNPSLQAKKKTEVEIMKVIHDKVYKKAKIKVNIKVDAPAKPKNGMSAGKQEIKGKPIPGIKNIVAVASGKGGVGKSTVTANLGAMLAKMGFKVGILDADIYGPSIPIMYDVENERPLSVNVGGKSKMKPVENYGVKILSIGFFTKPDQAVIWRGPMAAKALNQMIFDADWGELDFLLIDLPPGTGDIHLSIMQAMPITGSVVVSTPQQVALADARKGVAMFQQDSINVPVLGIVENMAYFTPEELPNNKYYIFGQEGAKHLSEDLKVPFLGDIPLVQSIREAGDVGRPAALQTATPLEQAFEELTKNVVQEVVRRNDALPPTEAIKITTMAGCSAVKK
- a CDS encoding NifU family protein; the protein is MTQEELKKNVEKALEEIRPFLQSDGGNISLLSIEDGTLVKVQLEGACTNCSVNQMTLKSGVEMTIKKYAPQIEQVINVVA
- a CDS encoding NAD(P)/FAD-dependent oxidoreductase — protein: MIKTDILIIGAGPTGLFTVFEAGLLKLKCHLIDALPQPGGQCSEIYPKKPIYDIPAYPEILAGDLTERLLEQGKQFEPGFTLGERAETIEKQDDGTFIVTTNKGTKHHAPVVAIAGGLGSFEPRKPKIHNIHLYEDTGVEYMIKDPEIYRDKKVVIAGGGDSALDWSIFLTDVAKEVTLIHRRNEFRGALDSVEKVQELKNQGKINLITPAEVVGILGEDHVTGVVVEQAQHIKNEFEIECDHFVPLFGLSPKLGPIADWGLEIEKNAIKVNNALDYQTNIPGIFAIGDVNTYPGKLKLILCGFHEATLMCQAAYQIINPGKRYVLKYTTVSGIDGFDGSRKEAPKAVVKAIE
- a CDS encoding ferredoxin translates to MEEQDVKITIIDRDGVTHEIDAPTDMAMNLMEVVRSYELAPEGTIGICGGMAMCASCQCYVLSDHELPEMQDDEEAMLSEAFDVRDNSRLGCQIQITPEMDGLKVELAPES
- a CDS encoding serine/threonine protein phosphatase translates to MSSKTRLDRAYKNAKRIPFDDSSKFVFFSDCHRGDNSFADDFANNRNIYFHALKHYFVEGFQYCELGDGDELWENLTFESLLFAHKNVYDLLKLFHDEGRLHMVWGNHDMVYKDPKYVDKYLNSYFDPKTGENEDLFCNIKYHEALVLQHIETKQELFLAHGHQADWWNYTFWRWSRFLVRILWKPLNVMGIADPTSPAKNYKELIKVEKRLKKWIIENNNLLTVVGHTHRPRFPEPGDIAFFNDGSCVHPRSITGIEVENGMISLIKWQIATTDNGTLQIVRVLLEGPKRLIDYKTE
- a CDS encoding acyl-CoA dehydrogenase family protein, with product MKPDLFEAPDYYNIDELLTDEHKLVRDAAREWVKRDVSPIIEDYAQKAEFPEQIIGGLAEIGAFGPYIPEEYGGAGLDQISYGLIMQEIERGDSGVRSTASVQSSLVMYPIWKYGTEEQRQKYLPKLASGEWMGCFGLTEPDHGSNPGGMVTNFKDMGDHYLLNGAKMWISNAPFAQVAVVWAKNEEGRIHGLIVERGMEGFSTPETHNKWSLRASATGELIFDNVKVPKENLLPNKSGLGAPLGCLDSARYGIAWGAIGAAMDCYDTALRYSKERTQFGKPIGQFQLQQKKLAEMITEITKAQVLTWRLGVLRNEGKASSAQISMAKRNNVDMAINIAREARQMLGGMGITGEYSIMRHSMNLESVITYEGTHDIHLLITGLDITGLNAFK
- a CDS encoding methyltransferase yields the protein MHKPFQFKQFTINQDRCAMKIGTDGVLLGAWTSLNHNPFSILDIGAGTGVIALMLAQRSSAQVIDALEIDENAYEQCVENFEQSPWNDRLFCYHASLLEFAEEIDDTYDVIVSNPPFYQDNYKTNQKQRDLARFQDAMPFEHLLESVSKLLSKEGIFSVVIPFSEEQTFINLAFKHHLFAKDILHIKGTPKSETKRSLISFSFNKTETTIEDLVIETSRHNYTQDYITLTKDFYLKM
- the rimM gene encoding ribosome maturation factor RimM (Essential for efficient processing of 16S rRNA), whose translation is MKKEDCFFLGKIVKKYSFKGELLIKLDTDEPEIYENLDAMFLEVRGNLIPFFVEHAQLHKSDLLRVRFEDVNNETDADALLKSDVYLPLELLPKLEDDKFYYHEIIGFTITDTNFGNVGTITSINDSTAQALFVIDRNGVEILIPMNDEFIKQVDKPNKTILVETPEGLIDLYINDA
- a CDS encoding 30S ribosomal protein S16; amino-acid sequence: MPVKIRLQRHGKKGKPYYWIVAADSRAKRDGKYLEKIGAYNPNTNPATIELDVDGAVKWLQNGAQPTDTAKAILSYKGALLKNHLAGGVRKGALTEEQAEEKFNAWLEEKAAKIEAKASGLAKADADAKAKALEAEKAVNEARIAANTPEEEVAEEAPAAEADASNEEE
- a CDS encoding DUF6252 family protein — encoded protein: MKKFFALLLLSLVFFGCSDEVEFNSPAVQGKKDGNRWKAVAYNATFDDNGRLVVTASDNYDDITLRVSSLSVGTEFVLGQNNVDMASLVNNQGDSFSTNNLPDGDTQVYPPEGIIKITRYNQSKNTVSGEFWFNAYNELGNETVNFNRGVFFDLPLPYTSSDVVSCEEAIIETQTAQEAYFNSDPATDPSYSAKCHAYMVALMQQQDSCVDETGMLQEVIDGLLCDDDDEDGVMTVLEDIDGDGNPENDDTDMDGTPNYLDTDDDDDTILTINEDVDGDGNFTNDDTDTDGIPNYLDNDDDGDGILTADEDANGDGDLTNDDTDMDGIPDYLDAE